The region TCCGTCAGGGTGCGGTAAGAGTACCGTACTGCGGTGTTTTAACCGCTTGAATGACTTAATTAAATCCTTCCATTTAGAAGGCAAGATTTTATATCACGGTCAAGATTTGTACGCTCCTGAAATTGATCCGGTTGAGGTACGACGGCAAATTGGGATGGTCTTCCAGCAGCCCAACCCCTTTCCAAAAACGATCTATGACAACATTGCCTTTGGTCCACGCCTGTTGGGCTACAAGGGGGATATGGACGAATTAGTAGAGCGTTCTCTCAGAGGGGCTGCACTTTGGGATGATGTGAAAGACAAGCTTAAAGCTTTAGGAACTGACCTATCAGGTGGTCAGCAACAGCGTTTGTGTATTGCACGAGCGATCGCTGTGCAACCTGAAGTTATCCTGATGGACGAACCATGCGCTGCCCTAGACCCTATTTCCACGCTCAAGATTGAAGACCTGATGCAGGAATTGAAAGAGAACTATACCCTCGTCATTGTGACTCACAATATGCAGCAGGCATCGCGGGCTTCTGATTACACTGCCTTCTTTAATGTTCAAGCCAATGAAAAAGGGCAACGCACTGGCTACATTGAAGAGTACAATCGTACTGAAGTTATCTTCCAAAGTCCGAAGAACAAGGCAACTCAAGAATACGTCAGCGGTCGCTTTGGTTGATTCCGAATCATCCTTTCCGTTACGGCGGTTATCGCAACCTATGCTTGAGATTGATTTTGGAACCTGATGTCTTACACGTTACCAAATCAAGCTACGATGATTGAGAGACTATAACCTTTACGAAAGGTAAAGATTCTCTCAATGTCGTCCTCTCTCTTGTGAATATCATGAAGCGCTACATATCTCGTTTACTTGCACTAGTACTAGTAGTTTGCGTAGGGCTAATGGGATGTTCAGCCGTTCCAGAAGGGTCCATTGGATTGAGTGGAAACTATCGCCAGGACACCTTACTGGTCATTGATAGTTTGAGAACAGCGCTTCAAGTTCCAGATGATTCTCCAGAGAAGATTACAGTTCAAGCTCAGGCAAAGCAGCTAATCAGTGATTTTGCGTCTCGTTATCGACGAGACAGTTCATTGACTAAGTTGTCTTCATTCACAACGATGCGCACTGCTCTAAATTCTCTCGCAGGGCATTACAGTTCCTACCCCAATCGTCCAGTCCCACAAAAGTTGAAAGATCGGCTAGAACAGGAATTTAAACAGACAGAAATTGCTTTGGAACGGGGAGCGTAGGATCTATAACGGTATTCTAAGAAATGGTGGAGGGGGTGATTTTAAGTCACCCCTTTGTTTTCAAGCAATCGTTTTCTAGCGATCGCCTCTCAAATTCTCAAACGACGGCTTCATAGCGATCAGCAGACTCTGTATCCAGTTTCAGGAATCGATTGAGCAAGGATGCTGGATGATGGGGATGAGGCCAGGCAAATGCATGACGAAATGCAGCATCCTGGCAGGCTTGGAGTTCCTCAAAGCCAATAATGTCGTAAGTCAGCAGATTTTCATACTCAAATGGTAATCGCACATTGTGTAAGCCAGCATTATCTGTACAGATGGCAATATCAACACCCGCATCAAAGCAACGGTCAAAAACGAGCTTGAGTTGGGAGAGGTCTTCCAGCGTGCCAGTTTTTGTGTAGGTTGTAGGACAGACCTCTAAACACTGTTTACGCTCTGCCACTTCTTTCAACAGATGAGGATAGTGAATGGGGATCTGAATACCATGACCAATGCGCATCAGATAGGGAAGCAAATCTGGATGGCAGCCCTGGCGAGTTTCATACAAATGCCCGGTAGTGCTGAGGTTGAGCGATCGCGCATAGGCATATAATTCGATAAATTCGTCTAGTCGCTCCCCATAGTGGTTATCACCACCTGCCACATCAACCGCACAGACATAGTTGCGTGATTGAGCAGCCAATTCTACAATTGCCCGATTCACTTCATAGGGCAGTTTAGAATGCATACAAAGAATTTGGCTCGTCACAATTGGGTATTCACCAATCTGACTCGCCTTACCCACAATCTCAACAATTTCCGCCATGGCATCAATTCTTTGCGATTGTGCGAGATGGGCAGGAGTTCGCAGGTAAGGTGTATACCGCAATTCCAGATAAGCAAGATTCTCAAAGATATAGGCTCCCCGAACGAGTCGGTAGATGAAATAAGGCAGGGTTTCTGCCGTTTGCACACTTTCCACCAGCGTATGAAGTTCAAGATACTCATCCAAGGTATTGCGAGGACGAGTATAAAAGTCTTCAAACTCTGCATAGTTAGGGAAGCGCTGAGTCAACTCAGACTCATTCCGTTGTAAGTACCGCCACAAAATGCGAGGGACAACAGATCCTCCCAGGTGACGATGTAATTCCGCATATAGAGCCACGAGAACCTCTTGAATTTGTAGTAATCGGTTTATGGGTACTGAGCGATTGCATGAAAAGATCTGCTCTTTAACAAATCTTTTCTTCATCATAGGGAACTCACATTGGTCGTTGTGTGATTTGCAGGCACTTCAGCCAGTTTGCACCTTAAGCAAAACGCATTGAACGGTTTTGCGATGTTTTCTTGCTTGACCGACAACAAATAGTTGACACTCGTCTTCATAAATCCTGATAATAGACGTTTGTGCAAACTCTAATGTTTTAAGAAACACCTTGGCTAACGTCATCGTTATTGGTGCCCAGTGGGGCGATGAAGGGAAGGGAAAAATCACTGATCTGCTTAGTAAATCAGCAGATGTCGTAGTTCGCTACCAGGGCGGTGTAAACGCTGGACATACAGTCGTTGTTAAAGATCAAACCTTTAAACTGCACCTGATTCCTTCAGGAATTCTGTATCCAGAAACCGAGTGCATTATTGGCTGTGGCACAGTCATCGATCCGAAGGTACTGATTGAAGAACTCGATCAATTAGAAAAGCTAGGGATTTCAACCGAAAACCTACTCATTTCTGAAACTGCCCATGTCACAATGCCTTATCATCGCATTCTGGACCAAGCCTCTGAGGAGCGACGGGGAGAACACCGGATTGGGACGACAGGGCGGGGAATTGGCCCTACCTATGCAGACAAGTCTGAGCGGACGGGTATCCGCATGATTGATCTAATGGATCCGGAGTCGTTGCGGAAGCGACTGCGTTGGACCGTCGAATACAAAAACGTTATTCTTGAGAAGTTGTACGATCTGCCTCCGCTAGATCCACAAGCCGTAATTGACGAATACCTTGTGTACGCAAATCGTCTGCGTCGTCATGTAGTAGACAGTTCCCTGAGGATTTATGATGCAATTCAGCGCAAACGCAACATTTTGTTTGAGGGTGCCCAGGGAACCTTGCTAGACCTTGATCACGGCACTTATCCCTATGTTACATCCTCCAATCCAGTTGCGGGAGGAGCCTGTGTTGGCACAGGAGTTGGACCAACGGTGATTGATCGTGTGATTGGTGTGGCAAAGGCATACACCACTCGCGTTGGTGAGGGACCCTTTCCCACAGAGTTGAATGGCACGATTGGAGAACACCTGTGCGATCGCGGAGCCGAATTTGGCACCACGACTGGTCGTCGCCGCCGTTGTGGTTGGTTTGATGCGGTCATTGGTCGTTACGCAGTGCGAATCAATGGATTAGATTGTCTTGCCATCACCAAACTCGATGTACTAGATGAATTGGATGAAATCAGCATTTGCGTCGCCTATGAAGTAGACGGAGAGCGCTGCAATGATTTTCCCAGTAATGCTCGCCGCTTTGCTCGTTGTCAACCGATTTACAAAACCATCCCTGGCTGGAAGCAATCCACGGCTAATTGCCGTACCTTAGAAGACTTGCCAAAGCAAGCATTGGACTATCTCAAGCTTTTGGCAGAGTTGATGGAAGTCCCAATTGCGATCGTCTCGTTAGGCGCTAGTCGTGATCAAACCATCATCGTTGAGGATCCAATTCACGGTCCAAAGCGTGCTCTGCTGTATACCAACCCCATACCCACTCACTAAAGTTCACTAAAGCACTATGGAATTTACGATTGAATGCCAAGCCCGTCCAGAGGGCAGCAAACCAAATGCGCTGCGTCGTTCTGGCAAACTACCTGCCGTCTTGTATGGTCATAACGGTGATGAATCTCTCTCGTTGGTTTTAGATGCGAAGGAAGCAGAACTGCTGCTACGGAAAGCATCAATCAACAACTCCCTGATTCAAGTCAACATTCCTGACAAATCCTGGAATGGCAAAGCGTTGTTGCGAGAGGTACAAACTCATCCCTGGCGTGGTACTCCTTACCACATCAGCTTTTTTGCAGTTGCCGCGCATGGCAGCCTGGAAGTGGATGTGCCTCTGCATTTTGTAGGAACTGCCAAAGGAATTAAGGTGGGAGGTGGATCTCTAGATCCGTCTATGAGTTCACTACACGTGAAGTGTGTTGCAGAGAAAATTCCTGACCAAATTGAAGTAGATGTATCTGACTTGGATGTGGGTGAATCGCTTCAAGTTAGCCAGTTAACTCTACCTGAAGGCATTGAAGTGCTTAATGATCCCGGACGAGTCGTTGTTTCTGTCCTACCGGGCGGCGGGTCGTAGTTTAGCCGTTACCATCTGATTTTGCGTCTCGAAAGGATTAACCAGGGTTCATTGCCCTGGTTTGTCGGTTTGTTGAACCAGGAGCACTGATAAAACTGGGCGATCGCTTACCTGTCCAGTTTTATCTACCTTTCCATGAAAAACTTCACCCTGATAATACATAGCAGAAGAACTGCCACCGTCTAGATTCAGCCCCTTTTCAACCCCCAGCTTCTTCATAAAATTCGCGAGTTCTGATAGGGTTAACCCAGAATTAGTAGGAGAATCTGGACGCTGAGCAGCCAAAACCCAGATAACACTGCCATCGCGGGTAATGCCGATCGCACTCCGAGCATTGAGGTGGATGCTGCCGAGTGGGTCTCGGATAACTTGTTCGTTTTGCACATGCCAAAATCCTTCCTGCTCTAATCTCAGGAGAGGCAATAGTTCTGGTCCCCCACCCAATGCCGCCTCAAGTTGACAGTTAGCAGGGGGCAATTCCTGGCGCAGCACAATATCATATTGCAGGATTCCGTCACAGCGGTAGCGGCGAAACTCACTGCGATTCAAAATCTTGTCCAGATAAGGTAGCAAATCAGGGTTAGACATCAACCGCTCGTTGTCTTCCGGTTTCGCAACCTGCTGACCGTTGAGAATCACAGATGACGTTGATTTATGATTTTGTGGATCAAAAAAACCACCGTTGAGCACCGCGATCGCATCCGTTAATGTCGCAAATTGTTCTACAGTTTTGAGTTTGTTATCAACCATTGGAGTAATCACAAAGCGCCCTTGAGCTGGAATTTTTAAGGTATGAACCAGACTACGAGGAAGTTTGTGCAGGTTATACTCCAACTGGCGCTCCGGAGTTTGAACAGGTGATGCTGTAGGAACAGGCGATCGGGTTTCAGACGGCGCTCTCTGCAAACAAGCGACCAACAAGACACCGACACTCCATAACACCCAGTATCGTAGCCAGTTTAGAGCCATTCCCACACTTCACCCAACCACAACTATCACCCTTTACCCTATATCCCAACCAGCAGTATCACAAAACTAACAGAACGATAAAATTCTCAAAAATCCCAAAAAAAGACCCTGCAAGGTGCAGGGTACTTATACTTGTGGAGGAAATCCAAACTGGCTAGATAAACTTACAGACTAGTTAAAAAACCGATAACACCATGCCCTGTAAAAACTTCCAGCAGCAGCAACGCCACAAAGCCAAGCATCGCCAGACGACCATTCAACAACTCTGACTGCTTGTTAAAACCAAACTGAGACTCACTAGAGACATACATGGTTGGCTCAACTGCGTAAATATTTTGCCTTCCCTGATCTTCTGTAACAACGCCGCTTCTCATTGATTTATCCTTTTTGATCATTCTTGTAAAGATATATTAACAATAATAAAGCTATATTACAAGCTCGATGACGGTTTTTCTGAAAATCGGCAAAGTGATCGTAGATTATCCCGGCAAGGCTTAGACGAGGGCGAAACTTCTTGAATCAAAAATTGCATTCTGTGGAACAATTGTTGGGTTGCAGCCACTCTAACGCCAGTTCATCATGAGCCAATTTGTTAGACTTCTACTCCTCGCCCCAACGGCATTTGCACCGCTATTGTCATTGATTGTGGTTGCCCCAGCTCATGCCAGTTCTGAGTCTTGGGTCAAGGTTTCAGAAGACTATGCTTGTGTGCGAACAGTGACGCGGGAGCCGAAAAAGCTCGTGTGCAAACGGCTCGGCACAGGGGCTTCTGAGGCTGGAAAGGTGGTTGACTTAACGCAGGTGAGAGAAGCTTCCGCCGTGGATGAAGTCACGACTCCCAAAGACGATTTGCCTGATACATTTGAGTTGACAGACGAGGAGAGTGATGCTTCTGTTGCACTCTTTGGTTGCGACTGCCCGGCATGTGTACGATCGCTGCGGAAATTGCGCAGCCTGACATCATCAGCTCGGTTTGAGCCTAGAGTGTGTTGAGTCGCAAAATTCATCGAGTCGCGATCGTGAGGGGAACTCACGGCAACGAGTTGGCTGGAATTTATCTGGTTAAGAAGTTTCAGCGTTACCCGGATTTAGTTAGCCGTCACAGTTTTGAAACCATGCCACTACTAGCAAATCCACAAGCTTTTGCCCTCCAGCGGCGCTATGTCGAGCAAGATTTGAACCGCTGTTTTCTCCCAACTGAGTTGCAAACTCCAAGGGCAACAAGTTACAAAGCATTGCGAGCAAAGGAAATCTATCAAACGCTTGTTACCAATCTTTATCAAAGAAGCCGCCTACTACGAGAAAGGCATCGCCCTGTGCCTGACTGAACAACAAACACTTACTCTCTTCCCTATCACCCATTTCCTTGCTAGTCGCTAGACAAAAGACATAGAACAGCGGAGTATACTTTTGTGAAGTTGAAGGCAATCGTTAATTGAGCGAGGAGTCAGATGTATATCGTACAAATTGCCTCTGAGTGTGCCCCTGTGATTAAAGCTGGAGGCTTAGGCGATGTTGTGTACGGTCTCAGCCGGGAATTAGAAATTCGAGGTCATACTGTCGAAATTATTCTGCCCAAGTACGACTGTATGCGCTACGACCACATCTGGGGATTGCACGATGCCTATAAAGATCTCTGGGTGCCCTGGTACGGTGCGGCAATCCATTGCTCGGTTTATTGCGGCTGGGTGCATGGGCGGCTTTGCTTCTTTATTGAGCCTCACTCCCAAGACAATTTTTTTGATCGCGGCATTTACTATGGGCACAAGGATGACAATATGCGGTTTGCCTTCTTCAGTAAGGCAGCCTTGCAATTTTTACAGCAAAGTGGCAAGCGTCCAGATGTAATTCATTGTCATGATTGGCAAACAGGGCTAGTGCCCGTCATGCTCTACGAAATTTACCAATGGCATGGCATGGGTAATGTACGAGTCTGCTACACCATTCACAACTTCAAGCATCAAGGCATCGGCGGTACTGATATTCTCTGGGCAACGGGACTCAATCGAGAATCTTATTACTTTGAATACGATCGCTTGCGAGATAACTTTAACCCTTTTGTGCTCAATTTCATGAAGGGGGGAATTGTTTACTCCAACCACGTCACCACCGTATCACCGCATCATGCCTGGGAAGCCCATATGGGCGAGTTTGGATATGGGTTGGGGCATACCTTGCACGTGCATCAAAACAAGTTCAGCGGTGTATTGAACGGCATTGATTATGATGTGTGGAATCCAGAAGTTGATCGCTACATTCCCTATCAATTCAGCAAAGATGACCTGGAGCAAAAAGCGCTCAATCAAAAAGCCTTGCGTGAACGTCTCTGGTTAGACCATAGCAATAAGCCGATCATTGCTTACATTGGTCGCCTGGATGATCAAAAAGGCGTCCATCTTGTACATCATGCGATTTATTATGCTCTCCATCGAGAAGCACAGTTTATCTTGCTCGGCTCTCCCACCGAAGCAGGGATTGCCTCCTGGTTCTGGCATGAGAAGAACTTCCTCAACAACAACCCAGATGTGCATCTGGAGTTAGGGTTTAATGAGGAACTGTCGCACCTGATTTATGCTGGGGCAGACATGATTATTGTGCCCAGCAACTTTGAGCCGTGTGGGCTAACTCAAATGATTGGGCTGAAGTATGGCACAGTGCCTATTGTGCGGGGTGTGGGCGGTTTGGTAAATACGGTTTTTGACCGCGATTATGATCAAACTCATCCGCCAGAAGAACGCAATGGCTATGTGTTCTACCAAACGGATTATCAGGCATTAGAGTCGGCAATGGATCGGGCGATTGGCTTGTGGTATCACTATCCCGAAGAATTTGAAAAGTTGCAAATTCAGGGCATGAATTACGACTATTCCTGGAATCATCCTGGACAAGATTATGTCGCAATTTATGAGCATATTCGTCACAAGTAATCTTCACTATCAGTCAACGCATAGAGGCTCACCAGCGTCATCTTATCTTTGGTTTCTTCCACGACGCTTCTCTGAGAAGATACTTGATAAGTTTTCTGCTCATTTGATTGCCGTTTTCGGCATCCGGCAATGGGATAGGAATGGTATTAGGTATTGGGCGGCAGGAGTTTCAAAAATCGGGATCGGTGGAAGTAGAGTTTTGAGCCGTGGGGATGATCGCTGGAATCACAATTTGATCATCTTGTTGCAATAGTGGATCTAATGAGCGATCGCCCATTTCCAGGGTTTTTGCCACATCTACCTTAATCACTTTTTTCGTTCCTGTTTCAGTCAGGCGATGAATTTCAACTTGTTGCAGATTAGCATTGGCAAGACTACCACCCGCTTGCTGAATGGCACGGCTAACAGTCGGTAATTGATCTTCTTGCCTTAAATTTTCATTACTCATTGCCGCCAGAGAATAGGCTCCGGGACGAGACACTTCTCCATTGACTTGAATGCTAGTCACAATTGGAACAGGTTCGGTTCTGATAATTGCCCGATAAATATAAGCAGCAGCATCCGCTCTGGTTGCAGCCCGACCAGCGATCGCCATTTGCAATTCACGATAGGAAACAGGCACCTTATCACCAAAACTGGAACTCGGAAATGCCCTGCGAGTCATACTGTTAAACTCAGTCGGCGTAATTGTGCGATCTGGACGAAAACTTCCATCTGGAAAGCCCTGCACAACCCGCTTAGTGATCAAAAACTCAATGTAATATTGAGCCCAGTGCCCTTCAATATCTCGCAGTGATTGCTCTCTAGTACTGAAAATGGGTTCGGTGGCTGATCGATTTTGCTCGATCGCGGCTTCCTGCAGAACCATATTACTGGCTGGCAAAGTGGGTAACGCTTCCTGCGATCGCTGCCAATAAGGAGCAATTGGGAGAGGGGAGGTGTCTACAGTTACCACTGTTACTTTGGGACTTGGCTTGGCTTGGCTTGTTGACTTGCTCGATGGTTTAGCCGAAGGCTTGGTCAGCTTTTCTGGAGTCGAGATCGCTGTTGTTTTCGGGCTAACTGGCTTTTGTTGATCGTTGGAAGAATCCTCGTCTGCATCCGTTGTTGCCTGCTGACCCAATTCTGAAAACCCGCGAATACCGCTCCACAGCGCAATCGCAGACAACGAACACAGCACAGTGGCAGTGAGAAGTTTAGAAGCGTTCTCGTTCATCAGTGGATAGTCTTCTTACTCAACGCTTGGTTACTCCATACAGAGGTTTTGTTAGCCCATCAGGATTCAGTTCAACACCCACTTCCGCATAGGATGAAGTCACGTAAATTTTCACAATCACATAGTTATGACGGATATGACGGACGACATGCAGCCCCGGATGCGACGGGAAAGTGACAGTTTGGGTGAAGTAGAAGTGCCTGCTGATCGCCTCTGGGGGGCACAAACGGCGCGATCGCTGGAGAATTTTGCAATTGGGGTATCACGGTTTTCCTGGGAACGTCCGGTGGTTCGAGCTTTTGGGATCTTGAAAAAGTGCGCCGCGATCGCCAATGGCGAACTGGGGCAGTTGCCTTTAGAAAAAGTTGAACTGATCGTCCGTGCTGCAGAGGAGGTGATTGCTGGACAGTGGGATGATGAGTTTCCGTTAGTAGTATTTCAAACCGGGTCAGGAACACAATCAAACATGAATGCGAATGAGGTGATTGCCAACCGGGCAATTCAACTGGCAGGGGGAGTAGTTGGCTCCAAGCAACCGATTCATCCCAATGATGATGTCAACCGCTGCCAGTCTTCCAATGACACATTTCCAACTGCAATGCACATTGCTACTGTGGAACAGTTAGACGCGGTGTTGCTACCTGCAGTTAATCGATTACGCGATACCCTGGCAGCCAAAGCAGAGGCGTATCAACCAGTGGTGATGGTAGGGCGAACCCATTTGCAGGATGCCACCCCGATTACGTTGGGGCAGGCAATTTCAAGCTGGGTAGCGCAATTAGATGACGCGATCGCTACAATTCAACGATCTACTCCTGATTTGTATGAACTGGCGATCGGTGGCACTGCTGTTGGCACAGGAATCAATGCCCATCCAAGATTTGGTGATCTGACTGCGGAAAAAATTGCTGCCGAAACCGGCAAACCGTTCGTTTCAGCCCCTAACAAATTTGCGGCACTCTCTGCCCACGATGCCATGGTGAATATCAGTGCAGCACTGCGAACTTTAGCAGGCGCATTGATGAAAATTGCCAATGATGTGCGCTGGTATGCCAGCGGACCACGGGCGGGCATTGGCGAGATCAAAATCCCGGAAAATGAGCCAGGTTCCTCAATCATGCCAGGTAAAATCAACCCCACCCAATGCGAAGCACTAACAATGGTAGCGGTACAGGTATTCGGCAATGATCATGCAGTGGCATTTGCTGGGTCTCAGGGCAACTTTCAACTGAATGTCTACAAACCCGTAATGCTACACAATGTGCTGGAATCGATTCAACTTTTGGCAGATGGGTGTCGCTCATTTTGCGATCGCTGTGCTGTAGGCATTGAACCGAATGAAGCCCGGATTAAAGAGCACCTCGACAATTCCCTGATGCTGGTAACAGCACTCAATCCCCATATTGGCTATGAAAAAGCCGCAAAGATTTCTTTAATGGCTTATCGGGAAAATATTAGTTTGCGAGAAGCCGCATTAAAACTTGGATTTGTTACGGCTGAGGAATTTGATCAGTGGGTAAAACCAGAGGAAATGACCCATCCTTTCTGAGGCTTTGGCTGCAGTGAGGGATTGGTGACGAGGAGGGGAGATGGGGTATCAGACGTACCACCGGCCGGTAAAAACCGATCTATGATCAGCGTTATTCTTTTGCGTGTGTCTACGGTTTCCACTCTTCATGACAGCTAACGTTTTCGTCATTGACCATCCCCTGATTCAACACAAACTCACCATTATGCGCCGGGCGGAAACCAGTACCGCCAAGTTTCGATCGCTGCTTACCGAAATCAGTATGCTGCTGGCATACGAAGTTACTCGTGACCTGCCGATTAAGTATGAGTTGATTAAAACGCCGCTGGCAGAAATGCAAGCCCCCCTGTTAGCACCTGAAAAGAAACTGGTAATTGTTTCCATCATGCGGGCAGGGCAGGGGATTTTAGATGGAATGCTGCAACTGATGCCATCTGCCAGGGTGGGACACATTGGGTTATATCGCGACCCCACAACGCTGATTCCTGTGGAGTATTACTTCAAAGTACCTCACGATATTGAGGAACGGGATATGCTGGTGGTCGATCCCATGATTGCTACAGGAAATTCGGCGATCGCAGCCGTGGATCGGCTCAAGGAAACCAACCCAAAATCCCTAAAGCTGGTATGTTTGCTGGCAGCTCCAGAAGGTATTGAAAATTTCCACAGCTATCATCCCGATGTGCCTATCTACACAGCAGCAGTAGATGAGAGACTAGACGAGCACGGCTACATTATTCCAGGATTAGGGGACGCAGGCGATCGCTTATTTGGCACCAAGTAAGATCCAGCATCCTGCACTCCAACAAGGAATAATGAGAGTGGAATGCGATCTCCCACCCAGACAGTTTGATGCTCCCTACCTTTTCCCACCCCACTCTCCCCACGTTACTGGATAAACGACTGAAATTCTCAGGCAAGCTGTCCAGCAGCGGCTCAATTAGAGATGAGCAGCAAAGCAGGGAAATCATGTTCTGGAAAGGTTACAGGAGATACAGTCGCCCTGTGATTCACAGCTTTGTGACGGCGATACTACTGGTGCTAGTGCTTTGGTTGTCTGGTGACCAGACTGTTCTTGCCAGCCCTTTAACTGAGCGGTTAGCAGCGTTTCCCCATTGGGACAGCAAACCCGCCGTGCAGCCTGCGGTAGGAGAACTGGTCTATCCCGATTGGCTGGCTGGTTCCTGGACAATGACCAGCACTCTGGTTGAGATGGTAGCTCCACTGGCACCAGAGGTAACCACACCTGGATTTGAAGGCAATCGGCAATTTCTCAATAAGCCGATTCAATGCCAAGTTCGGTTTGTGCCCAGCACTGCCTTAAAAGGGAATGGCATTTCGGTGCCATTGTTATCCTTACCAACCAAATCGCTCATCAAAGCGGAAGT is a window of Leptolyngbyaceae cyanobacterium JSC-12 DNA encoding:
- a CDS encoding hypothetical protein (IMG reference gene:2510096769) codes for the protein MFWKGYRRYSRPVIHSFVTAILLVLVLWLSGDQTVLASPLTERLAAFPHWDSKPAVQPAVGELVYPDWLAGSWTMTSTLVEMVAPLAPEVTTPGFEGNRQFLNKPIQCQVRFVPSTALKGNGISVPLLSLPTKSLIKAEVVSDRAFNGLNLAKAYLGDRVFRVWVDARDGNRLITKFRDNRKLFSTTTGRIVEQPDASHFIATELFQQFFQSPVKPYKNQVETTTEYTLNTNGTISADQFTAVYLNPPHPKAFLAGDRPVALYRYRLEFVKR
- a CDS encoding uracil phosphoribosyltransferase (IMG reference gene:2510096768~PFAM: Phosphoribosyl transferase domain~TIGRFAM: uracil phosphoribosyltransferase), producing MTANVFVIDHPLIQHKLTIMRRAETSTAKFRSLLTEISMLLAYEVTRDLPIKYELIKTPLAEMQAPLLAPEKKLVIVSIMRAGQGILDGMLQLMPSARVGHIGLYRDPTTLIPVEYYFKVPHDIEERDMLVVDPMIATGNSAIAAVDRLKETNPKSLKLVCLLAAPEGIENFHSYHPDVPIYTAAVDERLDEHGYIIPGLGDAGDRLFGTK
- a CDS encoding fumarase, class II (IMG reference gene:2510096767~PFAM: Fumarase C C-terminus; Lyase~TIGRFAM: fumarate hydratase, class II), encoding MTDMTDDMQPRMRRESDSLGEVEVPADRLWGAQTARSLENFAIGVSRFSWERPVVRAFGILKKCAAIANGELGQLPLEKVELIVRAAEEVIAGQWDDEFPLVVFQTGSGTQSNMNANEVIANRAIQLAGGVVGSKQPIHPNDDVNRCQSSNDTFPTAMHIATVEQLDAVLLPAVNRLRDTLAAKAEAYQPVVMVGRTHLQDATPITLGQAISSWVAQLDDAIATIQRSTPDLYELAIGGTAVGTGINAHPRFGDLTAEKIAAETGKPFVSAPNKFAALSAHDAMVNISAALRTLAGALMKIANDVRWYASGPRAGIGEIKIPENEPGSSIMPGKINPTQCEALTMVAVQVFGNDHAVAFAGSQGNFQLNVYKPVMLHNVLESIQLLADGCRSFCDRCAVGIEPNEARIKEHLDNSLMLVTALNPHIGYEKAAKISLMAYRENISLREAALKLGFVTAEEFDQWVKPEEMTHPF
- a CDS encoding glycogen/starch synthase, ADP-glucose type (IMG reference gene:2510096765~PFAM: Starch synthase catalytic domain; Glycosyl transferases group 1~TIGRFAM: glycogen/starch synthases, ADP-glucose type) — translated: MYIVQIASECAPVIKAGGLGDVVYGLSRELEIRGHTVEIILPKYDCMRYDHIWGLHDAYKDLWVPWYGAAIHCSVYCGWVHGRLCFFIEPHSQDNFFDRGIYYGHKDDNMRFAFFSKAALQFLQQSGKRPDVIHCHDWQTGLVPVMLYEIYQWHGMGNVRVCYTIHNFKHQGIGGTDILWATGLNRESYYFEYDRLRDNFNPFVLNFMKGGIVYSNHVTTVSPHHAWEAHMGEFGYGLGHTLHVHQNKFSGVLNGIDYDVWNPEVDRYIPYQFSKDDLEQKALNQKALRERLWLDHSNKPIIAYIGRLDDQKGVHLVHHAIYYALHREAQFILLGSPTEAGIASWFWHEKNFLNNNPDVHLELGFNEELSHLIYAGADMIIVPSNFEPCGLTQMIGLKYGTVPIVRGVGGLVNTVFDRDYDQTHPPEERNGYVFYQTDYQALESAMDRAIGLWYHYPEEFEKLQIQGMNYDYSWNHPGQDYVAIYEHIRHK
- a CDS encoding periplasmic protein involved in polysaccharide export (IMG reference gene:2510096766~PFAM: S-layer homology domain) → MNENASKLLTATVLCSLSAIALWSGIRGFSELGQQATTDADEDSSNDQQKPVSPKTTAISTPEKLTKPSAKPSSKSTSQAKPSPKVTVVTVDTSPLPIAPYWQRSQEALPTLPASNMVLQEAAIEQNRSATEPIFSTREQSLRDIEGHWAQYYIEFLITKRVVQGFPDGSFRPDRTITPTEFNSMTRRAFPSSSFGDKVPVSYRELQMAIAGRAATRADAAAYIYRAIIRTEPVPIVTSIQVNGEVSRPGAYSLAAMSNENLRQEDQLPTVSRAIQQAGGSLANANLQQVEIHRLTETGTKKVIKVDVAKTLEMGDRSLDPLLQQDDQIVIPAIIPTAQNSTSTDPDF